The following proteins come from a genomic window of Populus nigra chromosome 6, ddPopNigr1.1, whole genome shotgun sequence:
- the LOC133697329 gene encoding exopolygalacturonase-like, producing the protein MKYLANALLILCLLAASCEAKGLGRRVRAAVRAPRRNAPRRDPNEKVFNVLQYGAKPGGKQDSALSFIRAWRAACNYRGTARLLIPMGTFLIGATIFQGPCLGPVPIKVQIAGTLKAVPDPSMYEEDFWILFEKINGLLVTGTGTVDGQGNAVWKYNDGGSRFPSSIKFNHVVNGIIRQITSVNPMGFHISIVLSQNIRAKNLHITAPATSPNTDGIHISQSSVVKVSRSVISTGDDCVAIIQGSTDVSIKKVTCGPGHGFSVGSLGKYPDEKDVRGVVVTNCTLRNADNGVRIKTWGGSPPSQASNILFQDIIMDNVKRPIIIDQTYGSKSNSPSRVKISDVRYINIRGTSASAVAVDLMCSKTVPCEKLYFSNINLKYYGQKKLPFTSTCTNAKVNYAGYQFPPPCR; encoded by the exons ATGAAATATTTGGCAAATGCCCTCCTTATCTTGTGCTTATTAGCAGCCTCTTGTGAGGCGAAGGGTCTGGGACGCCGTGTTCGTGCCGCCGTAAGAGCACCTCGCCGGAACGCTCCTAGAAGAGACCCGAATGAAAAGGTCTTCAACGTGTTACAGTATGGAGCAAAACCTGGAGGAAAACAGGACAGTGCATTA TCTTTCATCCGAGCATGGAGGGCTGCGTGCAATTATAGGGGAACGGCAAGGCTACTTATCCCCATGGGAACCTTCTTGATAGGGGCAACTATCTTCCAGGGGCCATGCCTAGGTCCAGTACCCATTAAGGTTCAAATTGCAGGAACACTGAAAGCTGTACCAGACCCTAGCATGTACGAAGAAGATTTCTGGATCTTGTTTGAAAAGATCAACGGCTTGCTGGTTACTGGTACAGGCACTGTTGATGGCCAAGGCAATGCTGTCTGGAAATACAACGACGGTGGTTCCAGGTTCCCAAGT TCTATAAAATTCAATCATGTAGTCAATGGGATTATAAGACAGATCACCTCTGTTAATCCCATGGGTTTCCACATATCCATCGTTCTGTCCCAGAACATCAGGGCAAAAAATCTTCATATAACTGCTCCTGCGACTAGCCCGAATACCGATGGAATCCACATAAGCCAATCCAGTGTGGTGAAAGTATCCAGAAGTGTTATCAGCACCGGTGATGATTGCGTTGCTATAATTCAAGGAAGCACCGATGTCAGCATTAAAAAGGTTACTTGTGGGCCTGGACATGGCTTCAG TGTTGGTAGCCTTGGCAAGTACCCGGATGAAAAGGACGTGAGAGGAGTCGTCGTGACAAACTGCACACTAAGGAACGCTGACAATGGAGTTAGAATCAAAACATGGGGAGGATCACCACCAAGCCAGGCTTCAAACATTCTTTTCCAGGATATTATCATGGACAACGTTAAACGCCCCATTATTATCGATCAAACCTATGGATCCAAAAGCAACTCG CCATCAAGGGTAAAGATAAGCGATGTTCGATATATAAATATCAGAGGAACCTCCGCGTCAGCAGTTGCAGTCGATCTCATGTGCAGCAAGACTGTTCCTTGTGAAAAACTCTACTTTTCAAACATCAATTTGAAGTACTATGGGCAAAAAAAGCTGCCTTTCACTTCTACGTGTACGAATGCAAAGGTCAACTACGCTGGCTACCAATTCCCACCACCTTGTCGATAG
- the LOC133695923 gene encoding probable acylpyruvase FAHD1, mitochondrial, with translation MSGLESYFLTSSSLSFPFSNNKRSQVQCTPPRRSPFDIAPIKRRPILIVMASPSAGIQKLLHVGTKIVAVGRNYAAHAKELGNAVPKEPVLFMKPTSSYLENGGTIEIPQPLESLHHEVELAVVIGQKARDVPESTAMNYVGGYALALDMTAREIQATAKSAGLPWTVAKGQDTFTPISSVLSKSNVPDPDNLELWLKVDGEIRQKGSTKDMIFKIPFLISHISSIMTLFEGDVILTGTPQGVGPVKIGQKITAGITDLIDVHFNVEKRKRPGSC, from the exons ATGTCGGGTCTAGAGAGTTACTTTTTGACTTCTTCttccctttcatttcctttctccAACAATAAAAGGTCGCAAGTCCAGTGTACTCCTCCAAGACGATCGCCGTTTGACATTGCTCCGATAAAGAGAAGACCGATCTTGATCGTAATGGCATCACCATCAGCAGGCATACAAAAGCTACTTCATGTAGGAACCAAGATCGTTGCCGTTGGCCGTAACTACGCTGCTCACGCGAAAGAACTAGGCAACGCCGTCCCCAAG GAACCGGTGTTGTTTATGAAACCGACGTCATCTTATTTGGAAAACGGAGGTACGATCGAGATTCCACAACCGTTGGAGTCGTTGCATCATGAAGTCGAGCTTGCTGTTGTTATTGGCCAGAAAGCTCGTGATGTGCCTGAATCAACTGCCATGAATTATGTTGGAG ggtATGCGCTTGCATTGGATATGACTGCTAGGGAAATACAAGCTACAGCTAAg TCTGCAGGGCTCCCGTGGACTGTGGCTAAAGGGCAGGACACATTCACACCTATCAGTTCTGTT CTTTCCAAGTCAAATGTGCCTGACCCTGACAACTTGGAACTATGGTTAAAG GTAGATGGAGAAATACGCCAGAAAGGTTCCACCAAAGATATGATCTTTAAAATCCCATTTCTCATTAGCCACATCAGTTCTATCATGACACTCTTTGAAGGAGATGTTATATTAACAG GCACCCCACAAGGTGTTGGCCCTGTAAAAATAGGTCAAAAAATAACAGCTGGGATAACAGATCTTATCGATGTGCACTTCAATGTTGAGAAACGCAAAAGGCCTGGAAGTTGCTGA
- the LOC133697613 gene encoding uncharacterized protein LOC133697613, translating to MTSSIEHRSINVNGINIHVAIKGPENAPVILFIHGFPQLWYSWRHQIEALSSLGYRAVAPDLRGYGDTDAPDEVTSYTVLHVVGDLIGLLDVVAPNQESVFVVGHDWGALIAWHLSLFRPDRVKALVNLSVLFNPRNPSRKVISTLKAVYGDDYYIIRFQEPGEIEAEFAEIGTEKVLKEFLTYRTPAPLFLPKGQGFNGKPLDTPVILPSWLSEEDVNYYTSKYEQKGFTGGLNYYRNLDRNWELTAPWTGAQIKVPVKFIVGDQDLTYNSLGAKDHIAKGGFKRDVPFLQDLVVMEGVGHFINEEKPEEISKHIYDFFQKF from the exons ATGACCTCCTCCATAGAACACAGAAGCATTAATGTCAATGGCATTAATATTCATGTAGCAATCAAAGGTCCAGAGAATGCCCCAGTTATTCTCTTCATCCATGGATTCCCTCAACTATGGTATTCCTGGAGACACCAGATTGAGGCTCTATCCTCACTTGGCTACAGAGCTGTGGCACCGGATTTGAGAGGGTATGGCGACACAGATGCGCCAGATGAGGTTACAAGTTACACCGTTCTCCATGTGGTTGGTGATTTGATTGGGTTGCTTGATGTTGTAGCTCCGAATCAAGAGAGTGTTTTTGTTGTGGGACATGATTGGGGTGCTTTGATAGCTTGGCATTTGTCTTTGTTTAGACCAGACAGAGTTAAAGCTTTGGTTAACTTGAGTGTTTTGTTTAATCCAAGGAATCCCAGTAGGAAAGTTATTTCAACTTTGAAGGCTGTTTATGGTGACgattattatattatcagattccag GAGCCTGGAGAGATTGAAGCTGAGTTTGCAGAGATAGGTACAGAGAAAGTTCTCAAGGAATTCTTAACCTACCGCACTCCAGCTCCTCTCTTTCTACCTAAAGGCCAAGGGTTTAATGGAAAGCCTCTGGACACTCCAGTTATCTTACCCTCTTGGTTGTCTGAAGAAGATGTCAACTACTACACCAGCAAGTATGAGCAGAAAGGCTTTACTGGAGGATTGAACTATTACCGAAATCTTGACCG GAACTGGGAACTTACCGCACCATGGACTGGAGCTCAAATAAAAGTTCCAGTCAAGTTTATCGTGGGTGATCAGGACCTCACCTATAATTCTCTCGGTGCCAAGGATCATATAGCCAAGGGCGGGTTCAAAAGAGACGTTCCATTTCTACAGGACCTAGTTGTAATGGAAGGTGTGGGTCATTTTATCAATGAAGAGAAACCTGAAGAGATCAGTAAGCACATTTACGACTTCTTTCAAAAGTTCTAG
- the LOC133697614 gene encoding uncharacterized protein LOC133697614: MASSIEHRTININGINIHVAIKGPENAPVILFIHGFPQLWYSWRHQIEALSSLGYRAVAPDLRGYGDTDAPAEVTSYTVLHVVGDLIGLLDVVAPNQESVFVVGHDWGALIAWHLSLFRPDRVKALVNLSVLFNPRNPSRKVIATLKAVYGDDYYIIRFQEPGEIEAEFAEIGTEKVLKEFLTYRTPAPIFLPKGQGFNGKPLDTPVVLPSWLSEEDVKYYTSKFEQKGFTGGLNYYRNLDRNWELTAPWTGAQIKVPVKFIVGDQDLTYNSLGAKDYIAKGGFKRDVPFLQDLVVMEGVGHFINEEKPEEISKHIYDFFQKSSSLAWFPFCCLC; encoded by the exons ATGGCCTCCTCCATAGAACACAGAACCATTAATATCAATGGCATTAATATTCATGTAGCAATCAAAGGTCCAGAGAATGCCCCAGTTATTCTCTTCATCCATGGATTCCCTCAACTATGGTATTCCTGGAGACACCAGATTGAGGCTCTATCCTCACTTGGCTACAGAGCTGTGGCACCGGACTTGAGAGGGTATGGTGACACAGATGCGCCAGCTGAGGTTACAAGTTACACCGTTCTCCATGTGGTTGGTGATTTGATTGGGTTGCTTGATGTTGTTGCTCCGAATCAAGAGAGTGTTTTTGTTGTGGGACATGATTGGGGTGCTTTGATAGCTTGGCATTTGTCTTTGTTTAGACCAGACAGAGTTAAAGCTTTGGTTAACTTGAGTGTTTTGTTTAATCCAAGGAATCCCAGTAGGAAAGTTATTGCGACTTTGAAGGCTGTTTATGGTGACgattattatattatcagaTTCCAG GAGCCTGGAGAGATTGAAGCTGAGTTTGCAGAGATAGGTACAGAGAAAGTTCTCAAGGAATTCTTAACCTACCGCACTCCAGCTCCTATCTTTCTACCTAAAGGCCAAGGGTTTAATGGAAAGCCTCTGGACACTCCAGTTGTCTTACCCTCTTGGTTGTCTGAAGAAGATGTCAAGTACTACACCAGCAAGTTTGAGCAGAAAGGCTTTACTGGAGGATTGAACTATTACCGAAATCTTGACCG GAACTGGGAACTTACCGCACCATGGACTGGAGCTCAAATAAAAGTTCCAGTCAAGTTTATCGTGGGTGATCAGGACCTCACCTATAATTCTCTCGGTGCCAAGGATTATATAGCCAAGGGCGGGTTCAAAAGAGACGTTCCATTTCTACAGGACCTAGTTGTAATGGAAGGTGTGGGTCATTTTATCAATGAAGAGAAACCTGAAGAGATCAGTAAGCACATTTACGACTTCTTTCAAAAGTCTAGTTCGCTTGCTTGGTTTCCCTTCTGTTGTCTTTGCTGA